A region of Fusarium keratoplasticum isolate Fu6.1 chromosome 6, whole genome shotgun sequence DNA encodes the following proteins:
- a CDS encoding Acetyl-CoA C-acetyltransferase — MGADTSKKGFLKDTQLEGLLVPLLQHVRQASAIKPNLVEEIVVGNVLHKDAAFVTRASVLAAGYPTTTIISTVSRWCSSGLLAVEAVAQKVAVGSIDIGIAVGAESMSCNPDNGAPVFPWRFMEDPTIQDVTQPMPWTAENVARDFDITRERQDEQAAASFCKAEATQKAVHATPKLLAKVGIRKDDVDIFEINEAFASMLVYCMDTLELDPRKVNPRGGAIAFGHLLGCTGARQIVTALAKLKRTEGRVAATSMCVGTTMGMASLIVSEQ, encoded by the exons ATGGGTGCTGACACTT CCAAGAAAGGGTTCCTTAAAGACACCCAACTCGAGGGGCTTTTGGTTCCCTTGCTACAG CATGTCCGACAAGCTTCCGCAATCAAGCCCAATCTGGTGGAGGAGATCGTCGTGGGCAACGTCCTTCACAAAGACGCAGCTTTCGTCACGCGCGCATCTGTCCTGGCAGCCGGCTACCCTACCACTACCATAATCTCAACTGTCAGCCGCTGGTGCTCCTCGGGTCTCTTAGCCGTCGAGGCTGTGGCGCAGAAAGTCGCGGTAGGCAGCATCGACATTGGCATCGCCGTCGGCGCCGAAAGTATGAGCTGCAACCCAGATAACGGGGCCCCTGTCTTTCCATGGAGGTTCATGGAAGACCCTACCATACAAGACGTCACGCAGCCCATGCCCTGGACGGCTGAAAACGTTGCGCGGGACTTTGACATCACGCGTGAGAGACAGGACGAGCAGGCTGCGGCATCCTTCTGCAAGGCAGAGGCGACGCAGAAGGCAG TCCATGCTACCCCTAAGCTCTTGGCAAAGGTGGGAATCCGAAAGGATGATGTTGATATCTTTGAGATTAATGAAGCTTTCGCGTCCATG CTGGTCTACTGCATGGACACGCTTGAACTGGACCCACGCAAAGTCAACCCGCGAGGCGGGGCCAT AGCATTCGGGCATCTGCTGGGCTGCACAGGCGCGCGTCAGATTGTCACAGCCTTGGCTAAGTTGAAGCGCACTGAGGGCAGGGTTGCGGCGACGTCTATGTGTGTGGGAACA ACCATGGGAATGGCTAGCTTGATTGTGTCAGAGCAGTga
- a CDS encoding putative Bifunctional fatty acid transporter/acyl-CoA synthetase → MVIAIAATSKLGAVPALINSALRVKYQPQARPLTLSRFPIVPKFPKTQDKKTVPHLHIPTFTHPPPSTSASFLTLRRHATTAQLTPRSPNVQLRREDLYAAAYDAGPRASRLLKDVGTLIFTSGTSGKPKAVAVKNFLLVVVSTPFTVDAENAARYLPLLALGNGLHRDVWIKFQKRSRIPEIREVYRSTEGVAKFDNFTHRKVGADMVGFARPVKLYSEKDVFLVKYDPSTQSLYQNPKTEFCVLSKAGGPGEAIGRVRSMDFYNEYYNDPAATQLKLVSDLFEKGDLFSANW, encoded by the exons ATGGTGattgccattgccgccaCCTCCAAGCTCGGGGCTGTACCGGCGCTCATCAACTCGGCACTTCGAGTTAAGTATCAACCACAGGCACGGCCGCTGACCCTGTCCCGCTTTCCCATTGTTCCCAAGTTTCCCAAGACTCAAGACAAGAAGACAGTCCCACATCTCCACATCCCCACGTTCACGCACCCACctccctccacctccgcATCCTTCCTCACCTTGAGACGCCACGCCACGACTGCACAACTGACCCCTCGCAGCCCAAACGTTCAGCTACGCCGTGAAGATCTCTACGCTGCTGCCTACGACGCAGggcctcgggcttctcgtcTCCTCAAAGACGTCGGAACTCTGATATTCACCTCGGGGACCAGCGGGAAACCAAAAGCTGTCGCGGTCAAGAATTTCCTCCTGGTTGTCGTCTCAACGCCATTTACTGTCGACGCGGAGAATGCAGCGAGATATCTGCCCCTTC TGGCGCTCGGGAACGGTCTTCACCGCGACGTGTGGATCAAGTTCCAGAAGAGGTCCCGTATCCCTGAGATCCGCGAGGTCTACCGCTCCACCGAGGGCGTCGCCAAGTTCGACAACTTCACCCACCGCAAAGTGGGAGCAGACATGGTCGGCTTTGCTAGACCGGTCAAGCTCTACTCCGAGAAAGATGTCTTCCTGGTCAAGTACGATCCTTCGACGCAGTCGCTATACCAGAACCCTAAGACTGAATTCTGCGTGCTCTCCAAGGCCGGAGGACCAGGAGAGGCAATCGGCCGTGTTCGGTCCATGGATTTTTACAACGAGTACTATAACGATCCTGCTGCTACGCAGCTCAAGCTGGTATCTGACCTCTTTGAGAAGGGAGATTTATTTTCAGCGAACTGGTGA
- a CDS encoding Fungal-trans domain-containing protein, whose protein sequence is MASYEDNVKRKAPIQGDSYVYTPPPRQFDGPDSFGQSTLQRRVFAAEVPYSAYSFVVASNLPDMLPEDINYLELKGCLRIPARKHLDEFVKQYFRYVHPFLPLINEAVFWKMYSGSSQGLSPKMPLLVLQSMIFAASAHVSSETLESLGFSSIRIARRIMYQRAKALYDLETESSRLHIAQAALLISYWSPSFAKAASRPNTTWLSIAIENAKSVKAHLSGLESAVVNDESQEQRCCSLKRLWGCCIVRDSTLSIALRRSCQITAADRNAEVKFVLKYADLEGELSRSEVYDAPTKKYLIMAFLHLAELCRRMAHVSKLLFPFENGAPEDTILAATTDDNQTIGTFKYFLSGWCDTAKLWLQCPDPGDNPKLVNSELSHSSVALFTNLMYIYYYSLRIALANRQLLAFADTQTPHGKLPDTHTHREDIQDAQTGISWCIKTLADQQLIRFLPVSAIACSALPLALHMINGKLNGSFQDSRLAVLFQAMRTYEYLYDGVEWVAETIKLIMGQKQLAHLLESALSRTSLVSESWDSFLASNPTGYLRVAVTMDLSFSQGRLPEEKDFPARLRDVEEKPIPATLLKGNLAVTSFQPECPARDPLAAKTATLETTLASPLDLVPESDLTKAPNEGDSMDDLLNLEGADVVMEQSLDFPDMCLSTCDEMALDPFLIPHANEGLMENVGDETLSAEMLDKSDWF, encoded by the exons ATGGCTTCCTACGAAGACAATGTCAAGCGTAAGGCGCCCATTCAAG GCGATTCGTACGTCTACACACCACCTCCACGTCAATTTGACGGCCCTGATTCATTTGGACAGAGTACCCTTCAAAGGAGGGTATTTGCCGCCGAAGTTCCGTACTCAGCATACTCCTTCGTGGTTGCATCGAACCTACCAGACATGCTGCCAGAAGATATCAACTACCTCGAACTCAAGGGATGTCTACGGATCCCTGCGCGGAAGCATCTTGACGAATTCGTCAAGCAGTACTTTCGATACGTCCACCCTTTCCTGCCCCTCATCAACGAGGCCGTCTTTTGGAAGATGTACTCCGGATCCAGCCAAGGATTGAGCCCCAAGATGCCACTGCTGGTTCTCCAGTCCATGATATTCGCGGCCAGCGCCCACGTTTCCTCCGAGACCCTCGAGAGCCTGGGCTTCTCGAGCATCCGTATCGCCCGGCGTATCATGTACCAGCGAGCTAAGGCCCTCTACGATCTCGAGACCGAGTCATCACGTCTCCACATCGCGCAGGCAGCACTGCTCATATCCTACTGGTCTCCATCGTTCGCAAAGGCAGCCAGCAGGCCAAACACCACGTGGCTCAGCATTGCCATCGAAAACGCAAAGTCTGTCAAGGCCCACCTGTCCGGGCTCGAGTCTGCCGTCGTAAATGATGAGTCCCAGGAGCAGAGGTGCTGCTCACTGAAGCGTCTCTGGGGTTGCTGCATCGTTCGAGACAGTACCTTGTCCATCGCGCTGAGGCGAAGCTGCCAGATCACAGCAGCAGACCGCAACGCCGAGGTCAAGTTCGTCCTCAAGTATGCGGATCTTGAGGGGGAATTGTCCCGGTCTGAAGTGTACGATGCGCCCACCAAGAAGTATCTTATCATGGCCTTCCTCCACCTAGCCGAGTTGTGCCGCAGGATGGCGCATGTTTCCAAGCTGCTGTTCCCATTTGAGAATGGCGCTCCTGAAGACACCATTCTCGCCGCTACGACGGATGATAATCAAACAATAGGAACGTTCAAATATTTTTTGTCGGGGTGGTGCGACACGGCCAAGTTGTGGCTTCAGTGCCCCGATCCGGGTGATAATCCCAAGCTGGTGAATAGTGAGTTGTCGCATTCTTCAGTCGCACTCTTTACCAACTTGATGTACATTTACTATTA CTCCCTGAGAATTGCGTTGGCCAACCGCCAGCTGCTGGCTTTTGCAGATACACAAACTCCTCATGGCAAACTTCCTGATACCCACACGCATAGAGAAGATATCCAGGACGCACAAACTGGAATCAGCTGGTGCATAAAGACACTGGCTGATCAGCAGCTCATAAGGTTTCTCCCGGTAAGCGC AATCGCTTGCTCCGCCTTGCCACTCGCCCTCCACATGATCAACGGCAAGCTCAACGGATCGTTCCAAGACTCCAGGCTAGCCGTCCTGTTTCAGGCCATGCGGACGTACGAGTACCTATACGACGGCGTGGAGTGGGTTGCCGAGACCATCAAGCTGATCATGGGACAAAAGCAACTGGCCCACCTGCTGGAGTCTGCACTATCAAGAACTTCCTTGGTCAGTGAATCTTGGGACAGCTTCCTTGCTTCGAATCCGACGGGCTATCTCAGAGTCGCTGTGACGATGGACCTCAGCTTTAGTCAAGGCCGCTTACCTGAAGAGAAGGACTTCCCCGCCAGACTtcgagatgtcgaggagaagccaatTCCAGCGACTTTGTTGAAAGGAAATTTGGCAGTCACATCTTTTCAACCAGAATGTCCAGCCCGAGACCCTCTAGCTGCTAAAACCGCCACGCTAGAGACTACGTTGGCGAGCCCCCTTGACCTAGTCCCGGAGAGCGATCTTACGAAGGCGCCGAATGAGGGTGACTCTATGGATGATCTACTGAACCTAGAGGGGGCGGATGTAGTGATGGAGCAGAGTCTCGATTTTCCAGACATGTGTTTGTCCACATGTGACGAGATGGCGCTGGATCCCTTCTTAATTCCTCATGCCAATGAAGGACTAATGGAGAACGTGGGCGACGAGACATTGAGTGCCGAGATGTTGGATAAGTCTGATTGGTTTTGA
- a CDS encoding SGNH-hydro domain-containing protein, with translation MLVLSSFWIPISDAAPPTARDLQPRAQIANGAELRVLPIGDSITWGAQSSDENGYRKRLFGLLEGRGNAVDFVGNVTSGDMADDEHEGHRGYVINDIHLYSQLGIHSGANVVLLHAGTNDFVHVKIYGNPEGAPKRLEYLIDDIIKYSPETVVIVCQIINADPKRYATAAPLIETFNKAIPDLVDKYVAAGKKMLMVEMNKVLSLSDLADGLHPNDGGYRKMADAYYDAILLADKKGWIKEPGERTNVPHLPDATGPENCKSTPSWYRVGEIATGAKVATSDGPFNPVWVKRGVVAEGACPRARLHFMDLDGDGLKDYACVDPKTGGVKVHINIPDADGKTSGYWKTPKTVVTPMEARDGYGVILNGDGRDDYIYLDPKTGDVSGWINRLEKDGVWQWQALGRIAGGVGATNDTLQMVDIDGDGRDDFCLVSKKTGEVTAWLNTGASIMPDYHKIGIIATGASQSDGDTVILGDLTGEGRADYMMVGVGGKVNGLINRRQETSMVPRWSQLFNVAEGPDGARSDQVRLVDMTGDGKVDYLLVDEKTGKVTLWENRGTGGKYQPGDGVFLCDLDGDGTSDYFWIDHTGKGWGYLNTGKGENKWNDLGLTAKGDHPRDQIRMAVLTKSGRADYVVVDEDTGRADWFENLGKEGGWAWRARGEFAAGPKNTVETKFGMTFKGKNVRFADLDGDGLDDYLYVSDTGSVVMWRHLGTNPPSWGIPYLVADGVDVLAQDVQFADTNGDGRLDYVVVGRTTGRTRSWHHLGFRDDGSIRWNTPLSFADGVGSVGSAIRMTGDRRADYVSIDPDTGRLNLWHNRCWPNGSGGGGDDNDDGDSEPGSTTVKSATAVYLDPKVWQTPQVKCEPPCILVFPPSSLSSATTISIGEYTTSLEYGAMGKTTVSGKEVTAFIRTTTKITVTIPPITVSSMTYSNIEITRTQQTSKLTVNPSITLKPIPVKVPDGNGKTTTRTITPPPWPAITGKGSSDYDDDDDLPSLPPDEYTTTEKARFQTTKTDLPTWTTWPPRVITPIPEHVDKMEPGDKGTKTPCNLWFFSICINRGNTKIGGLRWVLPPGVYPPGPPPRHIIEQLPDPGWKIKPPLPPWPPITVSHDGKITYPEEPECEAESASLCSTTTFRSETIQGPSTSTVTRVSSDCETIYGCSATDWETVTQTYASVCPLPTKKSKRDPDEPKLQARDSRSPGCPDNAIVYPKDPKNVGEVPKLLKEYDYKTIKSTTHNFVAFYWVPMLDNVTMAALEDSDDVADAFYYKDWIDEVGSLDDDQASLEAHESDDDVIEDDDFDSTSDGNDSTSEQGFVTRGQLEKRARIKQRSRYSWHLSQDSLPYGMTWKSPESDSFDGSRNEPFNYHYDDFLAFDRYVYIIFEVGYWERHPEFTNAQTIVEHIDKREIIEDGITPEGIIRVDHGTSVGAMVMGEELGVCKSCTPVFVTSVVPGASIDDQTFLLAEKVIVQLTRSLDDITDKGREGKASINMSFRFQPHKIRPAQRQRMFKILELLETEGKALLVAGAGNDGSNTPIDGYPTSFAGTDTTYGLLNNMIVVGASDKNNQHAVFSQRADFVRVYAPGQKVVVTKHPDSKRSGYKYGNGTSFAAPQVAALAAYFRALPSPWQDQLREPANVKKLIMIFQRTIAVPDQENSGQLLTIWNGQVGPKSCLRDYDTRKEWDTDGRCPTISENLDQITEDPCRDDAGGVTWWGRLCAILGPDSGDGNGDSDGFSKAVDWTPGEDSPKCPSGTCGGKLCKGYYCTPEPKGNPPDFYDPKNPDAPNPGTLDPNNPSPEPGWDNDDDDDDEEPAEPSSVKYKFMWSANGCKQEASSVSGFTTSSCKRPETGSFVPTSVQGFTRDGMKACFYANSGCTTESTSDYVMFAGGDRVSDGSCLVIQDGMQIQSWQVTKGNC, from the exons ATGCTGGTTCTATCCAGCTTTTGGATACCCATTTCAGATGCAGCCCCTCCAACCGCACGAGACTTACAGCCCAGGGCACAAATCGCGAACGGTGCTGAGTTGAGGGTTCTTCCTATAGGAGA TTCCATCACCTGGGGCGCCCAGAGTTCAGATGAGAATGGATATCGCAAGAGACTCTTCGGCTTGCTGGAAGGTCGGGGAAACGCAGTCGACTTTGTAGGGAACGTCACTTCTGGAGAcatggctgatgatgaaCACGAGGGACATCGCGGCTATGTCATCAATGACATTCACCTCTACAGTCAGCTCGGCATTCACTCAGGTGCGAACGTTGTCCTGCTTCACGCTGGAACCAACGACTTCGTACACGTCAAGATCTATGGCAACCCTGAAGGCGCCCCAAAACGCCTCGAATACCTGATCGATGACATTATTAAGTACTCACCCGAGACGGTCGTCATTGTCTGCCAGATCATCAATGCGGATCCGAAAAGATATGCGACGGCGGCGCCGCTCATTGAGACGTTCAACAAGGCCATTCCTGACTTGGTGGACAAATATGTCGCAGCTGGGAAGAAGATGCTCATGGTCGAGATGAACAAAGTGCTTTCCCTCTCTGACTTGGCTGATGGTCTTCATCCCAATGACGGCGGGTATCGTAAAATGGCTGATGCGTACTACGACGCGATTCTGTTAGCGGACAAGAAGGGTTGGATCAAggagcctggagagcgtaCCAATGTCCCTCACCTGCCAGATGCAACAGGCCCGGAGAACTGCAAGTCCACGCCGTCTTGGTACCGAGTTGGCGAGATCGCCACCGGTGCAAAAGT GGCAACCTCTGATGGCCCCTTCAACCCCGTATGGGTTAAGCGTGGCGTGGTCGCCGAGGGTGCTTGTCCCCGTGCTCGTCTTCACTTTATGGATCTGGACGGCGACGGGCTGAAGGATTATGCCTGcgtcgaccccaagacgGGTGGTGTTAAGGTTCATATCAACATTCCTGACGCCGACGGCAAGACTTCTGGATACTggaagacgccaaagactgTTGTGACGCCGATGGAAGCCCGTGATGGATATGGAGTTAT TCTGAATGGAGATGGCAGAGATGACTATATCTATCTTGATCCCAAAACAGGAGACGTCTCTGGCTGGATTAACCGACTTGAGAAAGATGGCGTTTGGCAGTGGCAGGCACTTGGTCGAATTGCCGGAGGAGTCGGCGCCACGAACGATACCCTTCAGATGGTTGACATTGACG GTGATGGACGAGATGACTTCTGTCTCGTCAGCAAAAAGACAGGTGAGGTGACGGCTTGGTTGAACACGGGTGCATCCATCATGCCAGACTATCATAAGATCGGCATTATCGCTACCGGAGCTTCTCAGTCCGATGGTGATACAGTTATCTTGGGTGATCTGACAGGCGAGGGTCGAGCCGATTACATGATggtcggcgttggcggcAAGGTGAATGGACTCATCAACCGTCGGCAAGAGACATCGATGGTTCCCCGATGGTCGCAACTCTTCAACGTCGCCGAGGGCCCTGATGGCGCAAGATCAGACCAAGTAAGGTTAGTCGATATGACAGGCGACGGCAAGGTGGACTACCTacttgttgatgagaagaccGGCAAAGTCACGCTCTGGGAAAACCGTGGCACCGGAGGAAAGTATCAACCAGGAGACGGCGTGTTTCTTTGCGACT tggatggtgatggcaccAGCGACTACTTCTGGATCGACCACACCGGCAAGGGCTGGGGCTATCTGAACACGGGAAAGGGTGAGAATAAATGGAACGACCTAGGCCTCACGGCCAAGGGGGATCACCCGAGGGACCAAATCCGGATGGCAGTGTTGACTAAGAGCGGCCGTGCCGACTATGTTGTCGTGGATGAAGACACGGGAAGAGCCGACTGGTTCGAGAACCTGGGTAAAGAGGGTGGTTGGGCATGGAGGGCTCGTGGAGAGTTTGCTGCAGGACCTAAGAACACCGTTGAGACCAAGTTCGGCATGACTTTCAAAGGGAAGAATGTCCGGTTTGCAGA CCTggacggcgatggcttgGACGACTACCTCTACGTCAGCGACACGGGATCTGTTGTCATGTGGCGACATCTAGGAACTAACCCTCCATCCTGGGGTATCCCCTATCTGGTCGCTGATGGAGTGGATGTCCTAGCTCAGGATGTTCAGTTTGCTGACACTAACGGTGACGGTCGCTTGGACTACGTGGTTGTCGGCCGCACGACCGGCCGCACCCGGTCCTGGCACCATCTCGGCTTTCGAGACGACGGATCCATTCGCTGGAACACTCCCCTAAGCTTTGCCGATGGAGTGGGTTCTGTTGGGTCTGCTATCAGA ATGACTGGCGATCGCCGTGCAGACTATGTTTCTATCGACCCTGACACCGGAAGACTGAACCTCTGGCATAATCGCTGCTGGCCAAATGGTTCGGGTGGTGGCGGTGatgacaatgatgatggggacAGTGAGCCT GGCAGCACCACTGTCAAGTCAGCAACCGCTGTGTACCTCGACCCCAAGGTCTGGCAGACTCCACAGGTCAAGTGCGAGCCGCCATGCATCCTAGTGTTCCCTCCCAGCTCCTTATCTTCGGCGACGACCATCAGCATCGGGGAGTACACCACCTCATTAGAGTACGGAGCCATGGGCAAGACGACCGTCAGTGGCAAAGAAGTGACTGCATTCATCAGGACGACAACCAAGATCACCGTCACCATCCCACCCATCACTGTCAGCTCCATGACATACTCAAACATCGAAATTACCAGAACCCAGCAAACCTCCAAGCTTACAGTCAACCCCAGCATAACCCTCAAGCCTATTCCAGTCAAGGTTCCGGATGGCAAtgggaagacgacgacacgTACGATTACGCCTCCGCCGTGGCCTGCCATCACAGGAAAGGGCTCATCAGAttatgatgatgacgatgacttACCTAGCTTACCTCCTGATGAGTATACCACGACTGAGAAGGCGCGTTTC CAGACCACAAAGACAGACCTGCCTACGTGGACGACGTGGCCGCCGCGTGTTATTACACCCATTCCTGAGCAcgtcgacaagatggagcCCGGCGACAAGGGGACAAAGACGCCCTGCAACCTCTGGTTCTTCTCC ATTTGTATCAACCGGGGCAACACCAAGATCGGAGGTCTCCGCTGGGTCCTCCCCCCTGGGGTCTATCCACC TGGCCCGCCTCCTCGGCACATCATTGAACAGCTGCCTGACCCAGGATGGAAGATCAAGCCCCCATTGCCACCTTGGCCGCCGATCAC TGTTAGTCACGACGGCAAGATCACTTACCCGGAAGAGCCTGAATGCGAAGCAGAGTCGGCCTCACTGTGCTCGACCACGACGTTCCGCTCCGAGACCATACAAGGACCCTCCACTTCAACAGTCACTAGGGTGTCTTCGGACTGCGAGACCATCTACGGCTGTTCCGCAACCGACTGGGAGACGGTCACGCAGACATACGCCTCGGTCTGTCCGCTGCCGACCAAGAAATCCAAGCGTGACCCGGATGAACCCAAACTGCAAGCGCGCGATTCAAGGTCTCCAGGCTGCCCTGACAATGCCATCGTCTATCCCAAAGATCCCAAGAATGTTGGCGAAGTCCCTAAACTGTTGAAAGAGTATGATTACAAAACTATCAAGTCGACTACGCACAACTTTGTGGCCTTTTACTGGGTGCCCATGCTCGACAACGTCACTATGGCTGCTCTTGAAGACTCG GATGACGTGGCGGATGCTTTCTACTATAAAGATTGGATTGACGAGGTCGGATCCTTGGACGATGATCAAGCATCCCTTGAAGCTCACGAatctgatgatgatgttattgaggatgatgatttTGATTCCACATCAGATGGCAATGATTCAACTTCAGAGCAGGGTTTTGTGACCAGGGGACAGCTGGAAAAGAGAGCACGAATTAAGCAGAGGTCCAGGTACAGCTGGCACCTATCCCAGGACTCTCTCCCGTACGGCATGACGTGGAAGTCCCCTGAGAGCGACTCTTTCGATGGATCCCGAAACGAACCCTTCAACTACCACTACGACGACTTTCTCGCATTCGATCGATATGTTTACATCATCTTCGAGGTCGGATACTGGGAAAGACACCCC GAATTCACCAACGCACAAACTATCGTCGAGCACATCGATAAACGCGAGATCATCGAAGACGGCATTACCCCCGAAGGAATTATCAGGGTTGACCATGGCACTTCAGTCGGTGCTATGGTTATGGGCGAAGAACTTGGTGTTTGCAAGAGCTGCACTCCTGTCTTTGTCACCTCGGTCGTCCCCGGCGCAAGCATAGACGACCAGACGTTTCTGTTAGCAGAAAAGGTCATAGTTCAGTTGACGAGATCATTAGATGACATTACCGACAAAGGCCGGGAGGGTAAGGCTTCCATCAACATGAGCTTCCGTTTCCAGCCGCACAAGATCAGACCAGCCCAGAGACAAAGAATGT TCAAGATTCTGGAATTACTCGAGACTGAAGGAAAGGCTCTCCTGGTCGCCGGGGCTGGTAATGATGGTTCCAATACCCCCATCGACGGCTACCCCACTTCGTTCGCAGGGACTGACACCACCTACGGACTTTTGAACAACATGATTGTGGTCGGGGCAAGCGATAAAAACAACCAGCACGCCGTGTTCAGTCAGAGAGCCGACTTTGTGCGTGTCTATGCGCCAGGACAAAAAGTCGTCGTCACAAAGCACCCTGACTCGAAAAGATCAGGGTATAAATATGGTAACGGGACTTCGTTCG CCGCTCCTCAGGTGGCAGCATTGGCGGCGTACTTCAGAGCCCTGCCTTCGCCCTGGCAGGATCAGCTGAGGGAGCCTGCCAATGTCAAGAAGCTGATCATGATCTTCCAGCGGACTATTGCCGTCCCCGATCAAGAAAATTCAGGCCAGTTGTTGACGATTTGGAATGGCCAGGTCGGTCCAAAGTCATGCTTGCGTGACTACGACACCAGAAAGGAATGGGATACGGACGGGAGATGCCCGACCATCAGCGAGAACCTCGACCAGATCACCGAAGACCCATGTAGGGATGACGCTGGAGGGGTCACATGGTGGGGAAGACTATGTGCCATTCTGGGGCCAGACTCAGGAGATGGCAATGGTGATAGTGATGGGTTCAGCAAGGCCGTTGACTGGACCCCTGGGGAGGATTCGCCCAAGTGTCCTAGCGGCACCTGTGGTGGCAAGCTGTGCAAGGGATACTACTGCACGCCCGAGCCAAAGGGGAACCCGCCAGACTTTTACGATCCCAAGAATCCAGACGCCCCGAATCCCGGCACGTTGGATCCCAATAACCCCAGCCCAGAGCCCGGGTGGgacaatgacgacgatgacgatgatgaagaaccAGCCGAGCCATCTTCAGTCAAATACAAATTTATGTGGTCCGCAAAT GGCTGCAAACAAGAAGCCAGCTCGGTTTCTGGCTTCACAACAAGTTCATGCAAACGCCCGGAAACAGGATCCTTTGTCCCCACAAGTGTCCAAGGCTTCACCCGAGACGGCATGAAGGCATGCTTCTACGCCAACAGTGGATGCACCACTGAGTCCACGTCCGACTACGTCATGTTCGCCGGCGGTGATCGGGTCAGTGACGGGTCGTGCTTGGTCATTCAAGACGGTATGCAGATACAGTCATGGCAGGTCACCAAGGGCAACTGCTAG